A section of the Paenibacillus aurantius genome encodes:
- a CDS encoding 3'-5' exonuclease: MKITHLSDSDYSIEGLILDELGSRRFCVFDLEATGPDPDEDFITQIGAVCLDGDGLARQSFQTLVKSPKPIPPLIEKLTGIRNADLTEAPSFREALDAFRTYAGDAVLVTQAGYEYDWPLLHKECERNSLPAMTNPILDTKVLFAYLHEVEE; encoded by the coding sequence ATGAAAATCACCCATCTGTCCGATTCGGACTATTCGATAGAGGGCCTAATCCTCGATGAGCTGGGAAGCCGGCGGTTTTGTGTGTTTGATTTGGAAGCGACCGGTCCCGATCCGGATGAAGACTTCATTACTCAGATAGGGGCGGTTTGCTTAGACGGAGATGGGCTCGCAAGGCAAAGCTTTCAGACCCTCGTTAAGTCCCCCAAACCCATCCCGCCTCTTATCGAGAAGCTGACCGGGATCCGGAATGCCGATCTGACGGAGGCCCCCTCTTTTCGCGAAGCCCTGGACGCCTTCCGAACCTATGCCGGCGATGCGGTTCTCGTAACCCAGGCGGGGTATGAATACGACTGGCCTTTGCTGCACAAGGAATGCGAACGAAACAGCCTGCCGGCAATGACCAACCCGATTCTGGACACGAAGGTGCTGTTTGCGTACCTCCACGAGGTTGAGGAATGA
- a CDS encoding spermidine synthase has product MQPLHQEVHHTSQISVYDTDELYGEKGRFRVLQFSEDAIQGALDLDHPERIVFEYPRAMIHLIEANHPSLERLFVIGHGIGTISGYFERGQVTTAELEPGVVELSRRFFGYAGGPLMVGDGREILEREAPGSYDAIVLDAFQAEGTPLHLLSREFIRMARGKLEPTGSLLMNLTGKRNDKLVSAVHTTLQGEFPYTQTFSLPAAGSAEVRNFVIMGSGKPITYQTRQMAGFTETELGQGYVIKDGTP; this is encoded by the coding sequence GTGCAGCCGCTGCACCAGGAAGTCCACCATACTTCCCAAATTTCGGTTTACGATACGGACGAGCTGTACGGGGAAAAAGGCCGCTTCCGCGTTCTCCAATTCTCCGAAGACGCCATCCAGGGGGCGCTGGACTTGGATCATCCGGAGCGCATCGTGTTTGAATACCCGCGGGCGATGATTCACCTGATCGAGGCCAACCATCCTTCGCTAGAGCGGCTGTTTGTGATCGGGCATGGGATCGGGACGATCTCCGGCTATTTCGAGAGAGGGCAGGTGACCACCGCGGAGCTAGAGCCCGGGGTGGTGGAGCTCAGCCGGAGGTTTTTTGGCTATGCGGGCGGTCCGCTGATGGTAGGGGACGGCCGGGAGATTCTGGAGCGGGAAGCCCCCGGCTCGTACGATGCCATCGTCCTGGATGCCTTCCAGGCGGAGGGAACGCCGCTGCACCTGCTGTCCCGGGAATTCATCCGAATGGCGAGGGGAAAGCTCGAGCCGACGGGCTCCCTCCTGATGAACCTGACGGGAAAACGGAACGATAAGCTCGTTAGCGCCGTGCACACGACGCTTCAGGGAGAGTTTCCGTATACGCAGACGTTCTCGCTGCCTGCGGCCGGATCGGCAGAGGTCCGGAATTTTGTGATCATGGGAAGCGGGAAGCCGATCACGTACCAGACCCGGCAGATGGCCGGGTTCACGGAGACGGAGCTCGGGCAAGGGTATGTCATAAAAGATGGAACGCCTTAA
- a CDS encoding DNA alkylation repair protein, with protein sequence MNGYLQPLMDLYEAHADGTIAAGSRKYMRDQFDFLGIRSAERQALTKGFWKEQGLPGRDLQAVVEDLWSRPERDYQYAALEFLGKMKKTLGPGDMPWLTELIVTKSWWDTVDFLSPHIMGYLFRTYPELIPLHADRWIEDENFWLQRAAILYQLKYKETTDEERLYRYVIRRSDSREFFVQKAIGWVLREYAKVRPDSVQAFVAGNELKPLSRREALKHFK encoded by the coding sequence ATGAACGGTTATCTCCAGCCATTGATGGATTTGTACGAGGCGCATGCGGACGGGACCATAGCCGCCGGGAGCCGAAAATACATGCGGGACCAGTTTGATTTTCTCGGCATCCGTTCGGCCGAACGGCAGGCGCTGACCAAAGGGTTCTGGAAAGAGCAGGGGCTTCCGGGGCGGGACCTTCAAGCTGTTGTGGAAGACCTGTGGAGCCGGCCGGAGAGGGATTACCAGTATGCGGCTCTGGAGTTTCTCGGCAAGATGAAGAAAACGCTGGGGCCGGGCGATATGCCGTGGTTAACGGAGTTAATCGTCACCAAATCATGGTGGGATACGGTGGACTTCTTGTCCCCGCACATCATGGGGTATCTGTTCCGTACGTATCCGGAGCTGATCCCGCTTCACGCCGACCGGTGGATCGAAGACGAGAACTTCTGGCTGCAGCGGGCGGCCATTCTGTATCAGCTGAAATACAAAGAGACGACGGACGAGGAAAGGCTCTACCGTTACGTCATCCGCCGCTCGGACAGCCGGGAGTTCTTCGTGCAAAAGGCGATCGGCTGGGTGCTTCGGGAATACGCGAAGGTCCGCCCGGACAGCGTCCAGGCCTTTGTGGCGGGGAATGAGCTGAAGCCGCTCAGCCGGCGCGAGGCCTTGAAGCACTTCAAATAA